The Leishmania panamensis strain MHOM/PA/94/PSC-1 chromosome 32 sequence genome window below encodes:
- a CDS encoding chaperonin alpha subunit, putative (TriTrypDB/GeneDB-style sysID: LpmP.32.3450): MQPKQKAALGINGTRTSGIAVRRENVTAALAVANVVKSSLGPIGLDKMLVDDVGDVMVTNDGATILKSLDVEHPAARLLVDLAQLQDKEIGDGTTSVVILAAELLRRAQELVSQGIHATSIIAGYKLAMREALRYLNDNLVCAVDSLGKDVLLNVARTSMSSKILSNDVELFAKVVVDAIMSVKTVNDFGDVIYPRKAVSILLQHGRSLHESRLVQGFAMNLSRAAQGMPTSVKDAKIALIDFDLRAVKMKLGINITITDPSKAEAIRQRELDITKERIHKMISAGANVIMTTWGIEDSMMKYMVDNNVLGVRRVKKDDIRRIAKVTGAQVVHTMSDLEGEEVFDPKWLGQSEKVYEEHMGDDDCIVVSGTSNAVCATIVCRGANYFMLEEMERALNDALWAVARTCDASSVVAGGGSVEAAVSVYLDNFARTLSSREQLAVAEYAEALLIIPKVLALNAALDATDIVAKLRVEHTQAQSSSQQTEARFTGLDLHNGTLRNNIRAGVLEPKPSKVKSLQFATEAAVTVLRIDDCVRLHPDEEDQQR; the protein is encoded by the coding sequence ATGCAGCCGAAACAGAAGGCAGCCCTTGGCATCAACGGCACCCGAACCAGCGGCATCGCCGTGCGCCGCGAGAACGTGACTGCTGCGTTGGCCGTGGCAAATGTCGTGAAGTCGTCACTGGGCCCCATCGGCCTGGACAAGATGCTGGTGGACGACGTCGGTGATGTGATGGTGACGAACGACGGCGCGACAATCCTGAAGAGCCTCGACGTGGAGCACCCAGCCGCCCGCTTACTGGTGGAtctggcgcagctccaggACAAGGAGATTGGCGACGGCACCACCTCTGTCGTGATCCtcgctgcggagctgctgagGAGAGCTCAGGAGCTCGTGTCGCAGGGCATTCACGCGACGAGCATCATTGCGGGCTACAAGCTTGCCATGCGTGAGGCACTGCGCTACCTGAACGACAACCTCGTCTGCGCCGTGGACAGCCTCGGCAAGGATGTGCTGCTAAATGTCGCTCGCACCTCCATGTCGAGCAAGATCCTAAGCAACGATGTGGAGCTGTTCGCGAAGGTTGTAGTGGATGCGATCATGTCCGTCAAGACGGTGAACGACTTCGGCGACGTCATTTACCCTCGTAAGGCGGTATCaatcctgctgcagcacggccgAAGCCTGCACGAATCACGGCTTGTTCAGGGCTTTGCGATGAACCTCTCTCGCGCCGCACAGGGCATGCCAACCTCAGTGAAGGACGCGAAGATTGCCCTCATCGACTTCGACCTGCGTGCTGTCAAGATGAAGCTCGGTATCAACATCACCATCACGGACCCCTCCAAGGCCGAGGCAATCCGCCAGCGTGAGCTCGACATTACCAAGGAACGCATTCATAAGATGATCTCGGCCGGCGCCAATGTCATCATGACGACGTGGGGGATCGAGGATAGCATGATGAAGTACATGGTGGACAACAATGTGCTGGGCGTACGCCGTGTCAAGAAGGATGACATACGCCGTATCGCCAAGGTTACCGGGGCGCAGGTAGTCCACACCATGTCCGACCTCGAGGGTGAAGAGGTCTTCGACCCCAAATGGCTCGGTCAGTCGGAGAAGGTGTACGAGGAGCACATGGGCGATGATGACTGCATCGTTGTTTCTGGCACGTCGAACGCCGTGTGCGCCACGATCGTGTGCCGCGGCGCGAACTACTTCATGCTAGAGGAGATGGAGCGCGCGTTGAACGACGCGCTGTGGGCTGTGGCGCGCACATGTGACGCCAGCTCAGTTGttgctggcggcggctccGTAGAGGCTGCGGTGTCGGTGTACCTGGACAACTTTGCCCGCACGCTGAGCTCGCGAGAGCAGCTGGCGGTGGCCGAGTACGCTGAGGCATTGCTCATCATTCCGAAGGTACTGGCGCTAAACGCTGCCCTCGACGCGACGGACATCGTCGCGAAGCTTCGCGTcgagcacacgcaggcacagagCAGCAGTCAGCAGACGGAGGCGCGCTTTACCGGACTGGATCTGCACAACGGCACGCTGCGCAACAACATCAGGGCGGGTGTGCTGGAGCCGAAACCTAGCAAAGTTAAATCTCTGCAGTTCGCGACGGAAGCGGCtgtgacggtgctgcgtATCGACGACTGcgtgcgcctccaccccGATGAGGAGGACCAGCAGCGCTAA